In the genome of Populus trichocarpa isolate Nisqually-1 chromosome 10, P.trichocarpa_v4.1, whole genome shotgun sequence, the window ATCTACCATTGATTGCAAACTACCATTTACGTTTTTACATGTTTGCCTCTCCTAGTAATCATTCAAACTAGCCGCGAGCCAGCTTTAAagtacataataataataataataatttaaaatataacagtaattattttctagagtgtttttttgtttggaaatatattaaaataatatttttttaatttttaaaaaattatttttaacagcatatcaaaataatctaaaaacataaaaaaaattatatcaaaacttttaaaatatatataaaaaaaattgaaaccacAAAAGTCCAAGATAATAAAGATAGAATGGTAGGTAGACAGAGAGATAGAAGTGTCGAAAGATGCAACTTAAAGACAACCAAAGGGAGAGGCAGCGGTTTCTACTTTCTACGAGGGAAAGTGGGGGCCGAAGGATTGCGATCGATCAATAGTTTTTCTATGATAATCCTTAGTATTTTAAACTCGACAAAGACAGGAAGCAAGTTGGGCCTTATAGCAAGTTAGCGACTACTTAGGGGCTAGCTCTCTTTTGGTTCCATTCCAGAATTTCCCAGCTCTCAATGGCTATAGCTACTCCCCCTCTTTGGAGGATTTTGGCCCTCTTTTCTACGCAGTGAATCCCTAAactttcaaaaaagaaaaattattcgcTGGAAAGGTTTGATTTCATGCATGTTCCCTTTTTCAGATACACGTGTTTGACAAAGGAAACAGGTAGGGCTTGTACGCATAGATGGACACCAAACCTCGTTTCAAAAACCTAATCTATTGATCTATGGATCCATCCTTCTATACAAagcatctttctttcttcatttctaaTCTGCAAATGAACTTTTAGTCCTCTGTGTTGACGCAAAtccattaacaaaacaaaactaaaacccATGGCACAAGTACGATAGCGATTTTACCGTAGCTCTAAACATTGGGGCATTGTTGATTgggataataaaattatagaatttcATGGGTTTTAAGTTTTTAACATGAGGTTAATTCgagtttatttataaaaaaaaacttatatttttttagttttatctgtTAATATTGATTCAATTGGAGATTAGACTccgatatttttatttatttgctttctataaaaaatttcattggttttaaaaataacttgtgTTATCTcggttctttttatttgtcgtttttttttgtttactttgggaaaaaaatttaaaattaatttttttaattttaatttcatctttaatattatattggttgggaattaattgtattttttaattttatccttcaaggttggagtttttttttatttgcccttcaagatttttttttcaatctcttttCTATTCATTTATCCTGGTCCCTTTATTTAGACCACGAGTTTGGATAGTTATTTTGAGTTGACTTGTATTTTTGtacgattgtttttttaatttaatattttttacattacatTCCTTCAGCATTgagttattttagaatttagctttgtaatatttttagtttattttctattaagttGTCTCATTGGTatgatatgaataataaaatttgataaacttGCACGGTTTActagttgtttttctttttttaattgtcactATCTAGTCTTTTATTATCTcattaaattatatcaatttttgtttttctctataactcaagtcataatttttttacttatttgaaACAAGTTTGCATTGCCTGGATATGTTTTTtaacaagtaaaaaacattcCGACTCGTGAAATATCAGGGCCCACAAACCTAGCTTACTACTTCATCACACTGGTGGCTTTCTTCTTTGTGCAACAAATGATCGTAACTGAAACGGAATAGGAGGACGATGTTTTTCAGAAGTTCAATTATAAAGCATTTCTTCTCTCTGTTTAATTTGGTGGATCACTAGAATCGGTTTCTGATGCAATGAATTTTAGCAAGCAACCGATATTAACCCAACCATTGATCCGAGACACCATGGAcgcttcttttatatataatttgcaatTTGTGCCGAAAGAAAATTCAATGATCATAAACAGGCtttctaaaaatcaaaacagcTGCTTTATCCAAAATGGTAAGAATCGAAGTCCTCCAAACAGGCCACCGGTGAAGGCGTAGAGCCCATTCACCTTCGTGATTGAATCATTCGGTGTGTTATATATCCAAAGGCAACAAGTTCGTGACTTTAGGCCTTTATGTAGAGTGTAGACAATGAATTGGGCCAGCCGAGGGAAATGCAGCAATTCTTCCAGGACAAGGAGAGCTCGAAACagtaaccaaattgaaaaaaaaaaaaaaaacagtttgcATCCTTGGACTCTATGCCGCATCGTCATGTTCGTGATTCGAACCCAATCTTTAGTACCATGTCAAATGATTTTACAAGTTGAATTGgctatcacaaaaaaaaaaaagcaccttgctaacaaccaaaaacaaatttcagATTAATTTACAAGCATTAGAAGCAGAAGTTGCAggagaattttttatttctttttactcCGACTATTAATTACTATTCTATTGAATAAAAGTGATGAATGGTTGTCATTTGTCAAGGACCAGCTTTTCTAGTTCCTTGCCAACCACAAAATCTTATCCTGTTAGAGAAAAGCTATCTCCATTTCATAGCGCGCGCGCGCACAAAAGTCCATCACCCCAGCACCACGAGAgaatagaagaaagaaacagtAATATATTAGGAAAAGTTATGAAACCAGTAGAGCTTCCTGAACGTGCTGAGGAATGTCAAAACATCACAGCTTCGAGCAATTTGCTTGGCCTTGTAATTAATCACAGAGTTTTCTACCATAAAAAGTGGATAACTTTGAtcatttctattttgtttttgttcttcaagAACAACCGAACAAACTtgaacaccccccccccccacccccccccccaaaaaaaaaacctttagcaaaaaatacaaatatctCCTTCACAAAAAAATCCATGATTCCACCCtaaataacatagttttttgAAAGTATCTTTTCTGTTAGGGTCTCgttgaaaaaactaataaaaataccCTTATAAATCCATCTAGTTCCTCTGCTTCTCTAACctgatggataaaaaaaaaagagcaaaatatggaaaaaaaaaataaaaaattgaaatctctCTGGAATTAATCATCAATACCCACCCacattaaaattctaattaaatcaatcattGAAGATGGGttatgcttttttcttttttgtattaagAGTCATGGAGAGAGCAGGAGGAATTGAGAGGCTTTTCATCAACTTTTCCGTAAATTTTTATTGTGCAGGTGTGAATtcgaataattatttttatcggTAAAATACATCatcggtttttgttttttattattgaagagAGTATCTGTTTTTGAACTAAAGTTAGGAAGGCTTTTTACAATTTGACCCATGAGACACCAACAAATATTCCTGTATTGCCGAAGCACATCACTTTTCCTATAGTTCACTTGAAGGCTGGTTACATTTATGggctacataaaaaaaatttattttcttctgaTACAGGGCTGCTTAACAGGATGTAAACATATGATTACCAACCTTCCTACATTGTATCTTGATCTAACAAGCTGGGAAGAACAATTTTCTGCTCGCCTGCTACATGCAAGGAGCTACTTCACAGGGCCATAATGTGTGTAAAAAGTCCTCCAATGTTACAACATAAACCAGTACATAAATCAAAACCTATTAATATTTTCTCCATTCCGAGCTGAAGTGATCTAATACAGTAGAaagtgattataaaaaaaaactgtatcaCGTGCAAAAGCTGGGGCCAGAAAAAGGTTTGTCCACCGTCAACTTGATGCAGCTTGTGGTGGCGGCGTTGGCTCTTCCACAACTGTCTTTGCCTTCTCTTCGTTCTCAACAGGAACACAAGGCCTCCAAACTGTTTCCTTGCCCACATCCATCAGTGCAATGCCCCTTGCAGACAAATCAGTCCTGATCTGATCACTTTTCTTGAAATCCTGACTTTTCCTTGCCACCGCTCTGTCCTCAATCAGGCTCATCACATCATCTTCTGTTAGTCCTGCTCTCTTCAATGCCTTCCCTTTTAACTGCTGCAAAACCTGTCCCAGGGAAAATCTAGTTTTTGCTAACGAATTtcaaaaaggagaaaattcacattttacaaatcattaaaaaaaaaaagaattgggaACTTTGCATGTGCTAGCTTAGGTTACTATGGCCTTATCCCAAGCCTAGATAAGGAGGGTTGCAGTAGGTTGTTGTATACAAAAGAAATTGCTAAACCTCACCTCGGCGCAAGTGCAAGGAGGAAACAATCCCAGAATTCTCAGAACTTCCGTAACTTCTTTCTTGACTTCAGTAACGGACCGAATCAATGACAATTGTTGcttcttttgttgtttcttctGGCAATTATCAAGGAAAGAAGTACACGTTTAATCTCCATACATTCACAAAAAAGTGTCCACGGTAATAGAGTGAGATTACCATACCTTTAGCATGCCCAAAGAACCATTTACGACCTTCAAGGCTTCTTGGAAAGCACCAGTCAATAAAGGCGAAGTGTTCAAATCGTCTGACATTTTAGTCTCAAAATCTTCATGTAGCCTAGAAATGCATTTTTGGGCATCAGCAGTAATGGCAACCAGGTTGGCATTCTGTCCTGCGCCTTCCTTCAGACTTCCTTCTTGAAATGGCAATAAAGCATCCTCACAATCTTGCAATGTCTACAATCacgaaataaatataatttactaGAAGTATGAATACTAATGATATCAAAGTGTCAACATCTGAGTCTGTCACCGAAGGTGGGTGTGGGTGGGTGTAGATGAGGATGCAAGCATAGATGTGCTTGTGATTCTTTGTGTTGAATCATGGCACTACATTTACCAGAATCAAAGCACAATGATAAGGGAAATGAACAAGTTATGAATGAAGCATatcaagaaaggaaaatgaagaaCTCCACAAGAAATTCTACTTTCAATAAATTGCTAACTAAAATCATTCTGGAACTCTGTTTAATATAGCACGTGGCAAACTTTACTGTGCAACTCAGGTAAACAAGGATGACTTTGTAAATTTAACTGAACAGCAAAGCTCTAAAAAACACTAACTCGTGAAAAAGTCTCAACTTAAGGAGACGAACACTGcaagtaaattaaaattctgAAGGGAAAAAAGTAGGCTGAGCGGACATATTCCCACCTACATAGGCATGCACAACTGACACATTGACACACACATTAACATAATTTCAAACAGGTGGCCCTCCATGACTGGTTTATGGCACATGAAAACTTTGAAATGAAAAGTTTGGGGAGCATGCATAAGCGTCAAACCTGATAAATGTAGAAAACAGCATCTGATGAGCTTTCCAGCTGCGAAACAGAGTAATTGAGGGGAGAGCGATAGTGTGCACTTATCAAGAAGTGCCTCAAAGCCAGTGGATGATACCGTTCAGTGATCTACAGAAAATTGTAAAGGGAATTGTAAACATATACAACCAATAAGGATggaatttctttatttaaaagaaattcaataagAAAAGGTGCAATGACAACTAAAAATGATTATCAATTTACCTGGcgaattgtgaaaaaattacCCAATGATTTTGACATTTTCTCATTGTTATTAGTGACATGACCATTATGCATCCAGTAACTCACGCTGCTCTCTTCACATGCTGCACAGCTCTGGGCAATCTCATTCTCATGATGtggaaaaatcaaatcaatcccACCGCCATGGATGTCAAATTTGAAGGTCAGATACTGAGCACTCATTGCACTGCATTCTATATGCCATCCTGGCCTTCCAGGGCCCCATGGGCTCTCCCAACTTGGCTCACCTGGCTTTGCTGCCTGCAAAAGTAGACATTGGATATGGTGCAATGCCAACAACTTCATAAATTTCCAGTGATCTTGAAAGAGATTTATACCTTCCACAATGCAAAGTCAGCAGGGTTACGTTTCCTTGAGTCAACGGCAACACGTTCCCCCGCTCTATTATTTTCTAACCTCTGCCCAGATAACTGACCATAATTTGGGGATTTATTAACGGCAAAGAAGACATCTCCCTCCACTGCATATGCACAGTCTTTTTCTATAATCTGCATAAATATTGGTCTCCActtaaatacaagaaaacagAACTCTCTTGCAACAACTGAATCACATATATAATAACTGAAGAAAAACTTGAGGTCCATCATGCAATAAACCCgaaataatcaattaaacaaaaccATGGCTATACATGAAGCAGAAAGCAACTGCTGTTCACGT includes:
- the LOC7475579 gene encoding cysteine--tRNA ligase 2, cytoplasmic isoform X2: MTDLQCLIPTHQPRVTDHVEQIKDMITQIIEKDCAYAVEGDVFFAVNKSPNYGQLSGQRLENNRAGERVAVDSRKRNPADFALWKAAKPGEPSWESPWGPGRPGWHIECSAMSAQYLTFKFDIHGGGIDLIFPHHENEIAQSCAACEESSVSYWMHNGHVTNNNEKMSKSLGNFFTIRQITERYHPLALRHFLISAHYRSPLNYSVSQLESSSDAVFYIYQTLQDCEDALLPFQEGSLKEGAGQNANLVAITADAQKCISRLHEDFETKMSDDLNTSPLLTGAFQEALKVVNGSLGMLKKKQQKKQQLSLIRSVTEVKKEVTEVLRILGLFPPCTCAEVLQQLKGKALKRAGLTEDDVMSLIEDRAVARKSQDFKKSDQIRTDLSARGIALMDVGKETVWRPCVPVENEEKAKTVVEEPTPPPQAASS
- the LOC7475579 gene encoding cysteine--tRNA ligase 2, cytoplasmic isoform X1, which codes for MANNEELKLYNSMTQQKEVFKSRIPGKVSMYVCGVTSYDFSHLGHARAAVAFDILFRYLQHLGYEVTYVRNFTDIDDKIIRRANEIGEDPLSLSSRFCEEYLVDMTDLQCLIPTHQPRVTDHVEQIKDMITQIIEKDCAYAVEGDVFFAVNKSPNYGQLSGQRLENNRAGERVAVDSRKRNPADFALWKAAKPGEPSWESPWGPGRPGWHIECSAMSAQYLTFKFDIHGGGIDLIFPHHENEIAQSCAACEESSVSYWMHNGHVTNNNEKMSKSLGNFFTIRQITERYHPLALRHFLISAHYRSPLNYSVSQLESSSDAVFYIYQTLQDCEDALLPFQEGSLKEGAGQNANLVAITADAQKCISRLHEDFETKMSDDLNTSPLLTGAFQEALKVVNGSLGMLKKKQQKKQQLSLIRSVTEVKKEVTEVLRILGLFPPCTCAEVLQQLKGKALKRAGLTEDDVMSLIEDRAVARKSQDFKKSDQIRTDLSARGIALMDVGKETVWRPCVPVENEEKAKTVVEEPTPPPQAASS